TGCCGAGGCTGGGAAGGAAAGGCCTTCGTATACGGAGCGGGACGGCCCCGACCCCGAGATGCGCAAACAGTACGAGTCGCTCTCTGATGCCGCCAAGGAGAGATTCCGCAATCGCATGCGGGAGCTGTTTCCGCAGATCAAGGAACTGCCCGCCGAAGAGCGCAGGGCACAGGTGCGCAAGCTGTTCGATAAAGTACTGGCCGAGGACAAAGCCGGGACGAAGTAAGCCCTTATTGATTGAAGCCGGGTCTATTTCGGAGCCGGTGAAAGTTCGGCTCTGAAGAAAAGACTTGGTGTTCAGTCGGGGACTTCAAGGCAAGTCAAGCAGCCAGTGCTTGCATGCCCGCCATACGTAGGATGGGTGTGGCGACAGCCCGCCCGTCCACCAGCGTACGGCAAGCACCACGGCGTAGGAAGGCGCTGATGGTCGGGCGGTTTGGCGGAGGGGGCGGTCGAGCAGGCGTGTACTCTCGACGCCAAACACACCCAACCTACGACAGGAGTGCCAACACGCACCCGCACCACTTCATACCACGAGCTGCTATTCAGCAGCCGACAGGGGCTCGGGCACCCAAAACAGAGGGGCGCGCACCTTTTGGTACATTATTTTCACAAACACGGTTGACTTTTTCCAAAGTGTCCCAACGACATTACATCTTCACGAGATGAACTGCGGAAAACCTGTGGTGCATCCGGGGAGATGATCAAAACCAAAAACAAAACAAAAGACAACATCATACCCGGACATACCATGAAAACACACGAAAACACCATCGCCGCCAAAGCCGAAGCCAGCGCAGCCGCCAGCGCCGAACTGATGGAATACCTCAGCCCCGGCCAGCTCTGCGAAATGCTGGGCGTGAGCCGCCGCACGCTCGTCAACTGGGAGCGCAAGGGCCTCGTGGTCCCCACCATCCATGTGGGCCACGTGGTGCGCTATGAGCTGGACCGCGTGCTGGCCTCCCTGAAGGCCAGCCACCCGTACGCCGGCGCAGCTGCCGCAGCCCCCGCCCCGGCTCCCACGGCCCCGGCAGCCCTGGACCGCGCCGCCTGATACCACACCCTACCACGCAGCGGCACCCAACCGCCGCTGCGTGTGCAGGGTCGGCGCGCCTGATCATCAGTCCCGCCACACCCGGCACACACACGTGCCACCAGCGCCATCTACGCGCCACCAGCTTCGTCCTCGTCCTCCTACTCGAACTCGTCCTCGATCCTTCCGCTCCCACGCCACCCATACACGAGGTCGCGCCCAGCGCCAAGTAGCCCTGTTCCTGTGGAACAGGGGAGCGCTTTCAAGACCAACCAGCACACGGACCACCGCATCCCTTTGATCCAGCGGAGCACCCCTTGTTGCACAACAACAAGGCTGCCATCCAGAGCTCCCGCAACATATCTCCTTTTTCGTTCCTTCGTCCATCCAGCTCCCTGCGACCCACCGTGATCGAGGACGAGTAGGAGAACGAGGAGGAGGACGATTCCCAGCCACACCGCACCCGCTTTCCCCTGCCCCATCATGAACACGACACACAGCTCCACAGCATACCACGTTATACCAGCCTTGAAAGACCGCCTGCGCATCCCGGAGGTGTGGCAGGTGCTGGGGCTGGAGGGGCAGCCCTCCCTGCGCTGCCGCTCGCCCTTCCGCCCGGACAGGACGCCCTCCTTTTCCATCTACGATGGCGGGCGGCGGTGGAAGGACTTTGGCACCGGGCAGAGCGGCGATGTGATCGACTTCATCGCCACCGCACGGCAGCTCACCAAAGGGCAGGCGCTGCGGCAGTTTTTGGAAATCTCCGGCGTGCCGCAGCACACGCCGCCATCCTCAGGAAAAAAGCAGCCGCGAGCCACCCCGGCGCGCAGCGTATCGCAGCCCGTGGCAGCCGCCAGCACCATGCGCCCCACCAGCGCACCCGGCGGCACGCCATTGCCAGCCCCTCCCGCCACCGCAGACGATGCCCCCGGCGCGGTGCGTGTACCGCTGCAGCGTGGCACGGAGAAAGACTGGCAGCAGGTCGCGCAGTCGCGCCGCATCACCCAGGAGGCCGTGTCCCTGGCGCTGGGGCTGCGCACGCTCACCTTTGGCATCGTGCAGGGGTTTCAGTGCTGGATCCTCACCGATGCCGCC
The sequence above is drawn from the Prosthecobacter vanneervenii genome and encodes:
- a CDS encoding CHC2 zinc finger domain-containing protein, with product MNTTHSSTAYHVIPALKDRLRIPEVWQVLGLEGQPSLRCRSPFRPDRTPSFSIYDGGRRWKDFGTGQSGDVIDFIATARQLTKGQALRQFLEISGVPQHTPPSSGKKQPRATPARSVSQPVAAASTMRPTSAPGGTPLPAPPATADDAPGAVRVPLQRGTEKDWQQVAQSRRITQEAVSLALGLRTLTFGIVQGFQCWILTDAAQRSAEARRLDGLPFPECGTLHTRKAHTLRGSSKSWPLGAAVLRTVPQFRTLLIVEGGPDYLAALHFAHELERWDVLPVAMLGRSTGGRIADEALDLMRGRRVRIYPHADADGGGVKSAQAWATQLHRVGCEVDLFDFGILHRADGLPIKDLNDCTSGLDETSAAIARRHLFPKPDLEVHPPF
- a CDS encoding MerR family transcriptional regulator, with translation MKTHENTIAAKAEASAAASAELMEYLSPGQLCEMLGVSRRTLVNWERKGLVVPTIHVGHVVRYELDRVLASLKASHPYAGAAAAAPAPAPTAPAALDRAA